Proteins from a genomic interval of Shewanella seohaensis:
- a CDS encoding TusE/DsrC/DsvC family sulfur relay protein, whose amino-acid sequence MVNPLIFNGVEIERDHQGYLKNIADWQPDMAPLLAQEEQIELTTAHWEVIHFVRDFYLEYKTSPAIRVLVKAIGQALGPDKGNSKYLYTLFPVGPAKQATKIAGLPKPAKCI is encoded by the coding sequence GTAAATCCGCTTATATTCAATGGCGTCGAAATTGAACGCGACCATCAAGGTTATTTAAAGAATATCGCCGACTGGCAGCCCGATATGGCGCCGCTGTTAGCCCAAGAAGAACAGATTGAACTGACCACTGCCCACTGGGAAGTGATCCATTTTGTTCGAGATTTTTATCTGGAATATAAAACCAGCCCTGCGATCAGGGTGTTAGTCAAAGCCATTGGTCAAGCCTTAGGGCCGGATAAAGGTAACTCCAAGTACCTCTATACCCTCTTTCCTGTTGGTCCTGCCAAACAGGCGACAAAGATTGCGGGCCTGCCTAAACCTGCCAAGTGTATTTAA
- the serS gene encoding serine--tRNA ligase translates to MLDPKFLRNELAVTAERLATRGFILDVAHLTQLEEKRKSLQVATEELQASRNAISKSIGQAKARGEDVDAIMAQVGDLGAQLDAKKVELAAVLEEVNAIAMSMPNLPDESAPIGADETENVEIRRWGTPRSFDFPVKDHIDLGEGLNGLDFKSAVKITGSRFIVMKGQIARLNRALGQFMLDLHTTEHGYTEAYVPLLVNEASLLGTGQLPKFGEDLFHTKPATEEGQGLSLIPTAEVPLTNLVRDSIVDEDELPIKLTAHTACFRSEAGSYGKDTRGLIRQHQFDKVELVQLVKPEDSMAALEALTGHAETVLQRLGLPYRTVILCTGDMGFGSSKTYDIEVWLPGQNTYREISSCSNMKDFQARRMQARYRVKADNKPALLHTLNGSGLAVGRTLVAILENYQNADGSVTIPEALRPYMGGLTQIG, encoded by the coding sequence ATGTTAGATCCTAAATTTTTGCGCAACGAATTAGCAGTTACCGCTGAGCGATTAGCTACCCGTGGTTTTATTTTAGATGTCGCTCATCTCACTCAATTAGAAGAAAAACGTAAGTCACTGCAAGTGGCGACTGAAGAGTTACAAGCTTCGCGTAATGCTATTTCCAAGTCCATCGGACAAGCAAAAGCCCGCGGCGAAGATGTGGATGCCATCATGGCGCAGGTTGGCGATTTAGGTGCACAATTAGATGCGAAGAAAGTCGAGCTGGCTGCGGTACTTGAAGAAGTGAACGCGATTGCCATGTCGATGCCAAACCTGCCGGATGAGTCTGCGCCTATCGGTGCTGACGAGACTGAAAACGTTGAAATCCGTCGTTGGGGCACACCACGCAGCTTCGATTTCCCTGTTAAAGATCATATCGACTTAGGTGAAGGCCTAAACGGTTTAGATTTTAAGAGCGCCGTGAAAATCACTGGCTCACGCTTTATCGTCATGAAAGGCCAAATCGCCCGTTTAAACCGCGCATTAGGTCAGTTCATGTTAGATCTGCACACTACAGAGCACGGTTATACCGAAGCTTACGTGCCATTACTGGTTAACGAAGCAAGCTTACTGGGTACTGGCCAATTGCCTAAGTTTGGTGAAGACTTGTTCCACACTAAACCTGCGACCGAAGAAGGCCAAGGTTTAAGCCTGATCCCAACCGCAGAAGTGCCATTAACGAACTTAGTGCGTGACAGCATTGTCGATGAAGACGAATTACCGATTAAGTTAACCGCGCATACCGCCTGTTTCCGCAGTGAAGCGGGCTCATACGGTAAAGATACCCGTGGACTTATCCGTCAGCACCAATTCGATAAAGTGGAATTAGTACAACTGGTTAAGCCAGAAGACTCAATGGCGGCGCTCGAAGCATTAACGGGCCATGCTGAAACCGTACTGCAACGCCTCGGTCTGCCGTACCGCACAGTGATCCTGTGTACCGGTGACATGGGCTTTGGTTCAAGCAAAACCTACGATATCGAAGTGTGGTTACCTGGCCAAAACACTTACCGCGAGATCTCTTCATGTTCAAACATGAAAGACTTCCAAGCCCGTCGTATGCAAGCCCGTTACCGCGTTAAGGCAGATAACAAGCCAGCCTTGCTGCACACCTTAAACGGCTCAGGCTTAGCGGTAGGTCGTACTTTAGTGGCGATTTTAGAAAACTATCAAAATGCCGATGGTAGCGTGACCATTCCTGAGGCACTGCGTCCATACATGGGCGGACTGACTCAGATCGGTTAA
- the crcB gene encoding fluoride efflux transporter CrcB produces the protein MNNLLLVALGGSIGAVFRYLISIFMIQVFGSSFPFGTLLVNVLGSFLMGVIYALGQMSHISPELKALIGVGLLGALTTFSTFSNETLLLMQEGDWLKAALNVVLNLSLCLFMVYLGQQLVFSRI, from the coding sequence ATGAATAATCTCCTACTTGTGGCCTTGGGTGGTTCCATTGGTGCGGTTTTTCGCTATCTTATTTCAATATTCATGATCCAAGTATTTGGCAGCAGTTTTCCTTTTGGTACACTGTTGGTCAATGTCCTCGGTTCATTTTTAATGGGCGTCATTTACGCACTGGGACAAATGAGTCATATCAGCCCAGAACTCAAAGCTCTGATCGGCGTTGGCCTGTTAGGCGCTTTGACAACGTTTTCAACTTTCTCAAACGAAACTTTATTGCTGATGCAAGAAGGAGATTGGTTGAAGGCGGCTTTGAATGTGGTGTTGAACCTAAGTCTATGTTTGTTTATGGTTTACTTAGGCCAACAACTGGTTTTTTCTCGCATTTAA